In a single window of the Cervus elaphus chromosome 1, mCerEla1.1, whole genome shotgun sequence genome:
- the TRIM21 gene encoding E3 ubiquitin-protein ligase TRIM21 yields the protein MASAIPLTMMWEEVTCSICLDPMVEPMSIECGHSFCQECISEVGKDGGSVCPVCRCHFLLQNLRPNRQVANMVDNLRKISQGAKEGPHGELCAVHREKLHLFCEEDGKALCWVCSQSQKHRDHPMVPIEEAAQEYQEKLQVALKKLRDKQELAEKLELDIAMKKASWKGKVEAHKLRIHEEFVRQKNFLAEEEQKQLQKLEEEERQHLRTLGDTEARLAQQVQALQELIAELERRRRGSALELLQEVKSVLERSESWNLKELDVTSTDLRNVFYVPGIKKMLRTCGVHITLDPQTANPWLILSENRRQVRLTNTRQDVPENEERFDAYPMVLGAQRFNSGKVYWEVDVTGKEAWDLGVCRDNVRRKGQFSLNSDNGFWIIWLWNKQKYEAGTCPQTPLHLQVPPSRVGIFLDYEANTVSFYNITDHGSLIYTFSECAFAGPLRPFFNPGFNDRGTNSAPLILCPLKTGW from the exons ATGGCCTCAGCCATACCCTTGACAATGATGTGGGAGGAGGTCACGTGCTCTATCTGCCTGGATCCCATGGTGGAGCCCATGAGCATTGAATGTGGTCACAGCTTCTGCCAGGAGTGCATCTCTGAGGTCGGGAAAGACGGGGGCAGCGTCTGTCCTGTGTGCAGgtgccacttcctgctccagaACCTCCGGCCCAATCGACAGGTAGCCAACATGGTGGACAACCTTAGAAAGATCAGCCAGGGTGCCAAGGAGGGCCCCCACGGGGAGCTGTGTGCGGTGCACAGAGAGAAACTTCACCTCTTCTGTGAGGAAGATGGGAAGGCCCTTTGCTGGGTGTGTTCCCAGTCCCAGAAACACCGTGATCATCCCATGGTCCCTATTGAGGAGGCTGCTCAGGAGTACCAG GAGAAGCTTCAGGTGGCATTAAAGAAACTAAGAGATAAGCAGGAGTTGGCTGAGAAGCTGGAACTGGACATTGCAATGAAGAAAGCATCCTGGAAG gggaaagttgAGGCGCACAAATTGAGAATTCATGAAGAGTTTGTAAGGCAGAAAAACTTCCTGGCTGAAGAGGAGCAGAAGCAACTGCAGAAgctagaggaggaggagaggcaaCACCTGAGAACCCTGGGGGACACAGAGGCCAGGCTGGCCCAGCAGGTCCAGGCCTTGCAGGAGCTGATCGCAGAGCTGGAGAGGAGGAGGCGGGGCTCGGCGCTGGAGCTGCTGCAG GAGGTGAAAAGTGTCCTGGAAAG GAGTGAATCCTGGAACCTGAAGGAGCTGGATGTCACCTCCACAGACCTGAGGAATGTATTCTATGTGCCCGGGATTAAGAAGATGCTGAGGACGTGTGGAG TACACATCACCCTGGATCCACAGACAGCCAATCCATGGCTCATCCTTTCGGAGAATCGGAGACAAGTGAGGCTTACAAACACCCGGCAGGACGTGCCTGAAAATGAGGAGAGATTTGATGCTTACCCCATGGTACTGGGTGCCCAGCGCTTTAACTCCGGGAAAGTTTACTGGGAGGTAGATGTGACGGGAAAGGAAGCCTGGGACCTGGGGGTTTGTAGAGACAATGTGCGGAGGAAGGGGCAGTTTTCGCTCAACTCCGACAATGGCTTCTGGATTATCTGGCTGTGGAACAAACAGAAATATGAGGCTGGCACctgcccccagactcccctccacCTTCAGGTGCCTCCAAGCCGAGTTGGGATCTTCCTAGATTATGAGGCCAACACTGTCTCTTTCTACAACATCACTGACCACGGCTCCCTCATCTACACCTTCTCCGAATGTGCCTTTGCTGGACCTCTGCGGCCCTTCTTCAATCCTGGTTTCAATGATAGAGGAACAAACTCAGCCCCTCTGATCCTCTGTCCACTTAAGACAGGCTGGTAG
- the LOC122705170 gene encoding olfactory receptor 51G2-like, translated as MFSCNTSTSGHSTFLLTGFPGLEASHHWVSIPINLICVVSILGNSIILFLINTDPALHEPMYSFLSMLAASDLGLCASTFPTMVRLFWLGVRELPFDLCAAQMFFIHAFTYVESGVLLAMAFDRFVAIRDPLHYASILTHSAMAKVGAAILVRAVLLNLPGPILLRRLLFPQVSVLSHCYCLHCDLVGLACSDTQVNSLVGLVSILLSLGFDSSLIMLSYALILQTVLSIASPGERLKALNTCVSHLCIVLIFYLPKLGLSVLHRVEKHSYPALAVLMANLHFLVPPFMNPIVYCVKSKQIRQGLLKRFQQKSVNVS; from the coding sequence ATGTTCTCCTGCAACACCAGCACTTCTGGTCATTCTACCTTCCTCCTCACTGGCTTCCCAGGTCTGGAAGCTTCTCACCATTGGGTTTCCATTCCCATCAATCTCATCTGTGTGGTTTCCATCCTGGGGAACAGTATCATCCTCTTCCTGATCAACACAGATCCAGCCTTACATGAACCCATGTACAGCTTCCTGTCCATGCTGGCAGCCTCTGATCTGGGCCTCTGTGCCTCCACCTTCCCCACCATGGTGCGGCTCTTCTGGCTGGGTGTTCGTGAGCTGCCCTTTGATCTCTGTGCGGCGCAGATGTTCTTCATCCACGCCTTCACCTATGTGGAATCTGGGGTGCTGCTGGCCATGGCCTTTGATCGCTTTGTTGCCATCCGGGACCCTCTGCACTATGCCTCCATTCTTACCCACTCAGCCATGGCCAAAGTGGGGGCTGCCATCCTGGTGAGGGCCGTCCTGCTCAATCTCCCAGGACCCATCCTCCTGCGGCGTCTGCTCTTTCCCCAGGTCAGCGTACTCTCTCACTGCTACTGTCTGCACTGTGACCTTGTGGGGCTGGCCTGCTCAGACACTCAGGTCAACAGCCTGGTCGGCCTGGTCTCCATCCTCCTCTCTTTGGGCTTTGACTCCTCCCTCATCATGCTCTCCTACGCCCTGATCCTACAGACCGTGCTGAGCATCGCCTCCCCTGGGGAACGATTAAAGGCACTCAACACCTGTGTCTCACACCTCTGCATTGTTCTCATCTTTTACTTGCCCAAACTGGGGCTGTCAGTTTTGCACCGAGTAGAGAAGCACAGCTACCCTGCTCTGGCAGTGCTCATGGCCAACCTGCACTTCTTGGTGCCACCCTTCATGAACCCCATTGTCTACTGCGTCAAGTCTAAGCAGATCCGTCAGGGCCTCTTAAAGCGCTTCCAGCAGAAAAGCGTTAATGTCTCTTAG
- the LOC122704409 gene encoding olfactory receptor 52B4-like, with amino-acid sequence MATPNHTSPSHSLFILLGIPGLEDQHTWISLPFFLSYLVAVLGNSLLVFIIMTERSLHEPMYFFLCMLGVADLILSNTTVPKALAIFWFHAGEISLDGCVTQIFFIHATFIAESGILLAMAFDRYVAICDPLRYTTVLSQAVIIRVGLAVVLRSFSVILPDVFLVKRLPFCHSNMLPHTYCEHMAVAKFACADIRVNVWYGLSVLLSTVVVDALLILVSYIFILNAVFRLPSQGARQKALGTCGSHLGVISMFYLPGIFTIIAQRFGHQVPPYIHILLANVCMLAPPMLNPIIYGVKTRQIRECVVSTLSSPWKLY; translated from the coding sequence ATGGCAACCCCCAACCACACTAGTCCCAGCCATTCACTCTTCATTCTGCTGGGGATCCCTGGCCTGGAAGACCAGCACACATGGATCTCCCtcccattttttctttcctacctTGTTGCTGTCCTAGGGAATAGCCTCCTTGTCTTCATCATCATGACTGAACGCAGCCTCCATGagcccatgtacttcttcctctgcaTGCTGGGTGTGGCGGACCTCATCCTGTCCAATACCACCGTGCCCAAAGCCCTGGCTATATTCTGGTTCCATGCTGGAGAGATTTCCCTTGATGGTTGTGTCACCCAAATCTTCTTCATCCATGCCACCTTCATTGCTGAATCAGGAATTCTGTTGGCCATGGCATTTGACCGCTATGTAGCCATCTGTGACCCATTGCGCTATACCACAGTGCTCAGTCAGGCAGTAATCATAAGGGTTGGTCTGGCTGTGGTCCTGAGGAGTTTCTCTGTGATCCTTCCAGATGTGTTCCTGGTGAAAAGACTGCCTTTCTGCCATAGCAACATGCTACCACATACCTACTGTGAGCACATGGCTGTTGCCAAATTTGCTTGTGCTGATATTCGTGTCAATGTCTGGTATGGCTTGTCTGTCCTTCTCTCTACTGTAGTGGTAGATGCCTTGCTCATCTTAGTTTCCTACATCTTCATCCTCAATGCAGTCTTCCGCCTTCCCTCCCAAGGAGCTCGGCAAAAGGCCCTAGGCACATGTGGCTCCCACCTTGGTGTCATTTCCATGTTCTACTTGCCTGGTATTTTTACCATAATCGCCCAGCGATTTGGGCATCAGGTTCCTCCTTATATCCACATTCTGCTGGCAAATGTCTGCATGTTAGCTCCTCCTATGCTAAACCCCATCATTTATGGTGTTAAGACCAGGCAGATTCGAGAATGTGTGGTTAGTACTTTGTCTTCACCGTGGAAACTCTACTGA